The genomic DNA TACTTCAGCAATTATTTCAGTTGAGTTATTTTTAACAAACTCATCTGCTAAAAAGATAGTATTCAGAGATTCTGCATAAGCTCCATTAGCATTACCTAAGATTTCCGCATCTATAATACTAATTTCTACATTTTTAAAACCTTCATTAATTTGAGTTTGTAACAGAGAAGTGGCTAAAGTTATTTGTTCACCTACGCCATAGGGAATACTTAACAAGTCATGAGCATCAGGATTATTGATAAAATTACTAAATTTTTCTCTGATTAAATAATCAGCATCAATGATTTTTTGTTCTAAAGAAGAATCTGTTAGGGGAGGAATTAATTCATTTCCTAAACTTAATATAGCCGAAGTATTGTGAATGTTAGTAAAAGGGTTTAAAATTTCGCTGGAAAGCCCATAAGCCTCGCCATTGTAGGGTGTGGTAAAAAGACCTGTCGCAAAAACAGCAAGGTCTTGATTGTTTATTGCAGAATCTAACATGAAGAAGACTATCCTTTGTCAAAAATAATGTATGTCTGTGATGGCTAGAATTTTAATTATTATTAAGATGAGAAAACCCTATAAATTTTATGTGGTTATAAGTTTAGGTATGCCAGTTTCCAACTATAGAATTAAACTAATAAGCAAGTCTTGTTTATTATCAGGTAAACCATTTTCTGTTGACAATAAGTAAAAATACTTGATTTTTTTGATATAACCTACGTATGTACTTATAAATAAAGATTCTCAGGACTTAACCCATCCCCAAAACAAAACTCAGTTGCGACATCTGCGGTAAAAACTACTAAGCTGGTATATAGCACGTTCAAACCTTACCGAACACTCTCACTGGCTAACTTACGTTGTAACTGAATTATGTTTGATGCACTATCTGACCGTTTAGAATCTGCCTGGAAAAAACTGCGGGGACAGGATAAAATCTCTGAATCCAATATTCAAGACGCATTGCGGGAAGTGCGCCGCGCCTTGTTGGAAGCAGATGTTAACCTCCAGGTAGTTAAAGATTTTATTGCCGAAGTCGAAACCAAAGCCCAGGGAGCAGAGGTAATAGCTGGCGTGCGCCCAGATCAACAGTTTATCAAAATTGTCCATGATGAACTGGTACAGGTGATGGGGGAGGAAAATGTTCCCTTAGCAGAAGAAGAAGGTAAAACCACCGTTGTATTAATGGCAGGTTTACAGGGTACTGGTAAAACCACCGCCACCGCCAAATTAGCTCTACACCTACGGAAATTAAATCGCAGTTGTTTATTAGTCGCCACAGACGTATATCGTCCCGCCGCTATTGATCAGTTAATCACACTGGGTAAACAAATTGATGTTCCCGTGTTTGAAATGGGAAGCGACGCTAATCCGGTGGAAATTGCCCGTCAAGGGGTAGAAAGAGCTAGAGCAGAAGGAATTAACACTGTAATTGTTGATACCGCTGGACGCTTACAAATTGACCAAGACATGATGGCAGAATTAGCCAACATCAAGTCAACCATCGCACCAGACGAAACCCTGTTAGTTGTGGATGCAATGACAGGTCAAGAAGCCGCCAATCTTACCCGTACTTTTCATGACCAAATCGGGATTACTGGGGCAATTCTGACGAAAATGGATGGTGATAGCCGTGGTGGTGCAGCTTTATCAGTCAGGCAAATTTCCGGCGCACCCATTAAATTTATTGGTGTCGGTGAAAAAGTGGAAGCCTTGCAGCCCTTTTATCCCGACCGCATGGCCTCCCGGATTTTGGGCATGGGTGACGTTCTCACCTTGGTAGAAAAAGCTCAGGAAGAAATTGATATCGCTGACGCTGAAAAAATGCAGGAGAAAATGCTGTCAGCGAAGTTTGATTTTACAGACTTCTTAAAACAGCTACGCCTAATGAAAAACATGGGTTCATTAGGTGGAATCATGAAGTTAATTCCAGGGATGGGTAAACTTTCCGATGACCAGTTAAAGCAAGGCGAAACCCAGCTAAAACGCTGTGAAGCCATGATTAATTCCATGACTAAACAGGAGAGAAAAGATCCAGAATTATTAGCCAGTTCTCCCAGTCGCAGACGACGTATTGCTTCAGGTTCAGGTTACAGAGAACCAGATGTGAGTAAATTGGTGGCTGATTTCCAAAAAATGCGAGCGATGATGCAGCAAATGGGACAAGGTAATTTCCCCGGAATGCCAGGAATGTTTGGTGGCGGTGGTATGGGCAACCCCCTAGCCGCAGGAAATCGCCCCGCACCCGGTTGGCGTGGTTATCCCGGCGGCGCAGCACCAGCCAAGAAAAAAAAGAAAGAAAAGAAGAAAAAAGGTTTTGGCACGCTTTAGGTGACAGGTGACAGGTGACAGGTGACAGGTGACAGTAAGAAGGCAAAAGGCAAGAGTTGAACAATTAATTCCTTCTCCTGATAGCGAAGCGTGGCGTTCGCGTTAGCGTGCCGGAGGCATCAGCCATACTCCTGAACTCCTGACTTCTGAATTCTGAATTCTAAATTCTCAATTCTGAACCGTGCTACAATTATCATTTTATTCCGAAAATCATTACCTAAGAACAGGACAAAAGTTTTCAACATGATCAAACTGCGCTTGAAGCGATTTGGTAAAAAGCGGGAAGCAAGCTACCGTATCATTGCTATTAATGACCTAGCTCGTCGTGATGGCCGCCCCCTAGAAGAACTAGGATTTTATAACCCCAGAACAGATGAAGTACGACTGGATGTCGAAGGTATCGTCAAGCGACTAAAACAGGGCGCTCAACCGACTGATACCGTACGTCGGATTTTAGTAAAAGCTAATGTTTTTGAACAAGTCAGTGCAACAGCCGCATCATAATTCGGAGATGAAATTATCAACAACCAGTCCTAATTATGTTGGCCTGGTTAAGTTCCTAGTACAGCCGTTTTTGGAATCTCCAGAGTCTTTAAGTGTTGATTGTGAAATGTCCCACTCCCTAAAACGGGCTTGGATTCGTATCGCTTTTGACCCTACAGACAAAGGGAAAGTGTTTGGTAGGTGGGGACGCAATATTCAGGCGATTCGCACGGTAATTGCTACAGCAGCAGAATTGGCTGGGCAATCAGTATACCTAGACATCTACGGCAGTAATTCTCAAAGTCGTGATGGTATGTCTTTTGATGAAGAACAGGAAGAAAGAATACCTCCACCCAGATCAAGAGACAGAAGTGGAAGCATACCCAGACCTATTGCTAAACCCCGCTTACGTTAGATATTAACTGCAAAAAGTAAGCAAAATGGGTGATTATTCCTAACTGAGCAAGATTGAGAAATATGACATTAAAATTGTCAAATATTTTCTCAATCCCTCTCTAGATATAGTAGGGAACAGGTAACAGGTAACAGGGAACAGAGTTGAAAGTCTTTTAGTATATAGATTTTGCGGTCAATTATGTATCTTATCGAAGTACATACCGCTAGAAATTAAAAGTTAAGAATTTAGTTACAAGTTAGAATAAAAATATTGTAAATCTAGTACATTACAAAAATCACAAGTAATTTTGTGGAATTTTTCAGAAAAACACTCTTATCAAAAACTGCTCCTAACTTAATTATGAAAAAACTATGGCAGGTGCTTTAACAATTCAGCTGCCTAATATTCCTAGCGCGATCGCTCTAGCAGGATATGGGGAAGCAAATCTCAAGTTTTTGTCTCAACAAACTGGAGCTAATTTAGTTCTCAGGGGACAAGAAATACTGATTACTGGTACAGAAAAACAAATTGATTTAGCAGCGCGGTTAGTGCGATCGCTGGAAAATCTCTGGAGTAAGGGTAATGATATTTCAACTGCTGATATTTTAACAGCCCGCCAAGCTATAGATAGCGATCGCCAAGGGGAACTACTAGACCTTCAACAAGATATCCTCGCTAAAACCCGTCGCAGTCAAGAAATCCGCGCTAAAACATTTCGACAAAAACAATATATTGAATCTATCCGTAAACGGGATCTCACCTTTGGTATTGGACCTGCGGGAACAGGTAAAACCTATCTTGCTGTTGTCGTTGCCGTTCAACAACTTCTATCTAACCAATTTGAAAGATTGATTTTAACCCGGCCAGCAGTAGAAGCAGGGGAAAAATTAGGATTTTTACCAGGAGACTTACAACAAAAAGTTAACCCCTATCTTCGTCCTCTTTATGATGCCATCAATGAATTTATTGATCCTGAAAAAGTCCCAAACTTAATGGAACGAGGGATAATTGAAGTTGCTCCTTTAGCATATATGCGAGGGCGGACGTTAAATAACGCATTCATAATTGTTGATGAAGCTCAAAATACAACCCCAGCACAAATGAAAATGGTGTTAACCCGTTTGGGTTTTGGTTCACGCATGGTAATTACAGGTGACATCACACAAACTGATTTACCAACTCATCAACAATCAGGATTAACAATGGCTTTGCAAATTTTAAAACGCGTTGAAGGTATAGCTTTTTGTGAATTTGGCCAAAAAGATGTCGTTCGTCATCCCTTAGTACAACGCATCGTTGCTGCCTACGAACAACACGAAAAGTAGTAAATTAGTCATTAGTCATTAGTCATTAGTCATTAGTCATTAGTCATTAGTCATTAGTTATTAGTTATTAGTTATTAGTTAATACTAAATTTGATAAATGATTTTGATAAAAACTAAAAATTTGCTGTACTAACGATTTTCAAAGTCCAAAATCAAAAATCAAAAATTACATTATGAGTACAACATTGAGAGAATTTTTAGAAGCTTGTGAAAGTTTAGGAACTTTACGTTTAATTGTTACTAGCAGTGCCGCAGTTTTAGAAGCACGAGGAAAAATAGAAAAACTTTTTTACGCCGAACTCGCTAAAGGTAAATATGCCAATCTGCACACCGACGGGTTTGAATTTCATTTGAATATGGACAAAATTACTCAAGTGAAATTTGAAACGGCAGAAGCTAAAAGAGGTAACTTTACAACCTATGCAATTCGGTTTTTAGATGAAAAACAAGAACCTGCATTAAGCCTGTTTTTACAATGGGGTAAACCAGGAGAATATGAACCAGGACAAGTAGAAAACTGGCAAGCTTTAAAAGAGAAATATGGGGAAATTTGGCAACCTTTACCAATTGAAACCTTGTAGTTTTATCACCTAGAGAAAGATAACCTAATTCTGTAATTCTTTTGTTGTGCGGGCATCTTGCCCGCTAATACTATACCTATTTTTCAAATATTAACTAATCAATTTGATTGAGTATGTTTTTAAAAACAATCCTGAGCATTTTCTTAATAATTTTATTTTTATTCCCTACTGGAAAAGCTCAAGCTGGTGAACTAGCAGAAAGATTAGCAGATTTTACCAAATGGGAAAAACTCACATCAGTCAAAACAGCAGAGGGAGATTTAATTTACCCTAATTGGATGTCTGGAACATGGAAAGTTACCAGTACCTTAGTAGATTTAGCTGCACCCTTAGCACCAGATATAGTAACACCAGGTTTTGTAGGAAATCGTAGTCAAATAAATCAACCTGTAAGTTTTTTAGTCAGATTTATAAAAGTTAAACAACCAATTTCCGGTTTAAAAAATATTCATAAACAAGAAAATAAATCAGAAATATTAGTAGCAGATAGAGTATTTAATAGTTTAAATTTATCCAGAGCTTATTTAGGAGATGAAGCAGTAATAGCAGTCAAACCAGATCCCAAATCTCCTAACCGTCAAATTACCTTTTTTGGGGGTGAACGTCAATTAGTTTCCCTCGTCACAGCGCGGACTACAGAAAATACAGCAGATGGTAAATTTATTACCGCAGAGGTTTTCCAACAATACTTTAAAGGCGGTTCTCGTGCTTATTTTAATACTGTAGAATCTACCACAGCCTATTATCAAACTCCTACATTAAACCCAAAAATAGCAGCAGATCAAGTTACTGCTGTTTATCTCTCTCCTCAAGATCCTGATTACTTTACCGCAGGTTCTCGGCCAGTAGCACTTTATCGTTATCGCTTAGAATTTTTCCCTCAATAAATAGAATTGATAAATTATTGATAGTACATCTCAAGATAGATTTTATAGATTTAGTATTGACAACTTTGTAGTATAATTGTAATATAAACATTCTCAGCTAAAAATTGTGTTTTAAAATAGTGTGCATCATGGCGAATTATCGAGATATTCTCAATTATTTTCGTCCTTATTGGAAGCTAAGTATTTTTAGTATTACAGCAGCTAGTATTTACGAAACTTTGGATTTATTGTTACCCTATGTAATTGGACAGATTTTAAATGTTTTATCTAACCAACCTTTAGACAAACCAGTACAAGGAATAATTTTCACTGTTTCTAACTTCACAAATTATCCAATTAATCAAACTTTTTCTTTAGTTGTATTACTGGGTTTAATATTCATAGTTACAGTCATCAAAGCACCTACACAACCTTGGTTAACCAGTTGGTTTGACTGGTATATAGCTTTAAAAGCACGACGAGAAAAAAGCCAAAAAGCTATAGAAAAAATTCTCACTCTTCCCCTAGAATTTTACGATGAAAACAATCCTGGAAGAATTGCCGGTAGAGTTTCTAGGGGAATTCTGAACTACACCTGGGGTTATCCAGAAATTGCTGGACAATTTATACCCAAGATCATGCGGGTAGTGGCAATCTTCCTATTTATCATTTTTATTGAATGGCGCATTGCTTTATTATTTCTGATTTCTTTTGTATTTATTTTCAGTGTGATTTGGAAACAAATACAGTATTTAATTAAATGCGAAGTGCTAGTAGATAAATACATGGAAAATACAGAAAGCCGCACTTCAGAAATTGTCACCAATATCAAAACAGTTAAAGCCTATGGCACAGAATTTAGGGAAATACAAAGACAAAATAAACGATTAGAAAGAGAAAAAAATGTAGTTATTTATCGGTTGCACAAGGCTTATGTAA from Okeanomitos corallinicola TIOX110 includes the following:
- a CDS encoding KH domain-containing protein translates to MKLSTTSPNYVGLVKFLVQPFLESPESLSVDCEMSHSLKRAWIRIAFDPTDKGKVFGRWGRNIQAIRTVIATAAELAGQSVYLDIYGSNSQSRDGMSFDEEQEERIPPPRSRDRSGSIPRPIAKPRLR
- a CDS encoding ChuX/HutX family heme-like substrate-binding protein, whose amino-acid sequence is MSTTLREFLEACESLGTLRLIVTSSAAVLEARGKIEKLFYAELAKGKYANLHTDGFEFHLNMDKITQVKFETAEAKRGNFTTYAIRFLDEKQEPALSLFLQWGKPGEYEPGQVENWQALKEKYGEIWQPLPIETL
- a CDS encoding PhoH family protein, translated to MAGALTIQLPNIPSAIALAGYGEANLKFLSQQTGANLVLRGQEILITGTEKQIDLAARLVRSLENLWSKGNDISTADILTARQAIDSDRQGELLDLQQDILAKTRRSQEIRAKTFRQKQYIESIRKRDLTFGIGPAGTGKTYLAVVVAVQQLLSNQFERLILTRPAVEAGEKLGFLPGDLQQKVNPYLRPLYDAINEFIDPEKVPNLMERGIIEVAPLAYMRGRTLNNAFIIVDEAQNTTPAQMKMVLTRLGFGSRMVITGDITQTDLPTHQQSGLTMALQILKRVEGIAFCEFGQKDVVRHPLVQRIVAAYEQHEK
- the rpsP gene encoding 30S ribosomal protein S16 produces the protein MIKLRLKRFGKKREASYRIIAINDLARRDGRPLEELGFYNPRTDEVRLDVEGIVKRLKQGAQPTDTVRRILVKANVFEQVSATAAS
- the ffh gene encoding signal recognition particle protein, with the protein product MFDALSDRLESAWKKLRGQDKISESNIQDALREVRRALLEADVNLQVVKDFIAEVETKAQGAEVIAGVRPDQQFIKIVHDELVQVMGEENVPLAEEEGKTTVVLMAGLQGTGKTTATAKLALHLRKLNRSCLLVATDVYRPAAIDQLITLGKQIDVPVFEMGSDANPVEIARQGVERARAEGINTVIVDTAGRLQIDQDMMAELANIKSTIAPDETLLVVDAMTGQEAANLTRTFHDQIGITGAILTKMDGDSRGGAALSVRQISGAPIKFIGVGEKVEALQPFYPDRMASRILGMGDVLTLVEKAQEEIDIADAEKMQEKMLSAKFDFTDFLKQLRLMKNMGSLGGIMKLIPGMGKLSDDQLKQGETQLKRCEAMINSMTKQERKDPELLASSPSRRRRIASGSGYREPDVSKLVADFQKMRAMMQQMGQGNFPGMPGMFGGGGMGNPLAAGNRPAPGWRGYPGGAAPAKKKKKEKKKKGFGTL
- a CDS encoding DUF6816 family protein; amino-acid sequence: MFLKTILSIFLIILFLFPTGKAQAGELAERLADFTKWEKLTSVKTAEGDLIYPNWMSGTWKVTSTLVDLAAPLAPDIVTPGFVGNRSQINQPVSFLVRFIKVKQPISGLKNIHKQENKSEILVADRVFNSLNLSRAYLGDEAVIAVKPDPKSPNRQITFFGGERQLVSLVTARTTENTADGKFITAEVFQQYFKGGSRAYFNTVESTTAYYQTPTLNPKIAADQVTAVYLSPQDPDYFTAGSRPVALYRYRLEFFPQ